From the genome of Flavobacterium ovatum, one region includes:
- a CDS encoding ATP-binding protein, whose translation MDAQQKLRIKSAMIIYELELALGNYVLDNEVLDNISEESKTTIIDREKRKGNEISKDNINLIVESSYLDEIFNFAIDSTQGISINKHITDLKLLCSILGVFDIRNAISHPNRPFPDCYWFRAATIASDPLIDKVGLNSVRQALNFAVEENLNMPPEDWISNVSWAIPNTLPHSFDHEITGLLGREKEFKDLDSVLSKVRNNLIAIVAPGGIGKTALILQFLKDLSLSPNWSNKISSILFCTLKNERLTANGIEIIEAINGIEQIKESILEDLKKLYNQKELNDFEDACNKLQDEKILICIDNLETLLVHSQTEFIEFNESLPLLWRVMVTSRISIDSATTVPIEPLVKRHAVNLSRNYLRKRGVNDFKLEDLEKIADAANNNPLAIRLTIDLYNKGIDISQSIQKSQKDIASFSYKNLIESLSNHSISILEAIYVISDSTKSELIDFLDLSNEEITQSINELSKTSLIIRRTEEFGNDSYKLSESIRDLLLINPKNIEIRNQISESLKKRKEKIIEQTKKNQQLGVSEFDDEFVSTETDSTVHGLIVDLNKFLAIHPSNRNHNDLIELKTRFVDSIRYRANDIQLLYHYSRILKQLKDTTGELEILNNAEKINSESPRIKMAIALHHFYKSDYDEALKVFEYLLSKKYDDPLISSNKFSYSITKLYFLSLLYLGKYDKIITITENWENSPIWKVMYGVYRASALKRSVEFSRLSDKDTESTILKSIEIFENIFNTENYQDVACIESNKLIKEIEILLSKKTFSENFISSWVKFISNHYFNILSRLKNESISSLENQKFLERIYNLKLNPNPLHSVKWYVNQTETTYDSEHIEELIQKGFIIVQVYHIPDDRGFGISNFLFAEDNEKNQFFLSVYNFDQGWNRWGFIELNSKLAIKYTKLQLNGKPTPAEEIVEIEQY comes from the coding sequence ATGGATGCTCAACAAAAATTAAGAATTAAAAGTGCTATGATTATTTATGAACTTGAATTAGCACTTGGTAATTATGTTTTAGATAATGAAGTGCTTGACAATATTAGTGAAGAAAGCAAAACGACAATAATTGATAGAGAAAAAAGAAAAGGAAATGAGATTTCAAAAGACAATATTAATTTAATTGTTGAATCAAGCTATTTAGATGAAATTTTCAATTTTGCAATTGATTCAACACAAGGAATTTCAATAAACAAACACATTACAGATTTAAAATTGCTATGCTCAATATTAGGAGTTTTTGACATTAGAAATGCTATAAGCCATCCAAATCGTCCTTTCCCCGATTGCTATTGGTTCAGAGCTGCAACTATAGCAAGTGATCCACTAATTGATAAAGTTGGTTTAAATAGCGTTAGACAAGCATTAAATTTTGCTGTTGAAGAAAATTTAAATATGCCTCCAGAAGACTGGATTTCAAATGTTAGTTGGGCAATTCCAAATACATTGCCTCACTCATTTGACCATGAAATTACAGGCTTATTAGGTAGAGAAAAGGAATTTAAAGATTTAGATTCTGTTCTTTCTAAAGTAAGAAATAATTTAATTGCAATTGTTGCACCTGGTGGTATTGGTAAAACTGCTTTAATTTTACAATTCCTTAAAGATTTAAGCTTAAGTCCTAATTGGAGTAATAAAATTAGCTCTATACTTTTTTGCACACTCAAAAATGAAAGGTTAACCGCTAATGGAATAGAAATTATTGAAGCAATAAATGGTATTGAACAAATAAAAGAATCAATCCTTGAAGATTTAAAAAAATTATACAATCAAAAAGAACTAAATGATTTCGAGGATGCTTGTAATAAATTACAAGACGAGAAAATTCTAATTTGTATTGATAACCTTGAAACACTTCTAGTTCATTCTCAAACAGAATTTATTGAATTTAATGAGTCCCTTCCTCTATTATGGAGAGTAATGGTAACAAGTAGAATATCCATCGATTCAGCTACTACTGTTCCAATAGAGCCATTAGTTAAAAGGCATGCAGTTAATTTGAGTAGAAATTATTTAAGAAAAAGAGGTGTTAATGATTTTAAATTAGAGGATTTAGAAAAAATTGCTGATGCTGCTAATAATAACCCATTAGCAATAAGATTAACAATAGATTTGTATAATAAAGGTATTGACATATCTCAATCAATACAAAAATCTCAAAAAGATATTGCATCTTTTTCATATAAGAATTTAATAGAATCTTTAAGTAATCATTCTATTTCTATTTTAGAAGCAATTTATGTAATTAGCGATTCTACTAAATCCGAATTAATCGATTTTCTAGACCTTTCAAATGAAGAGATTACTCAATCAATCAACGAATTATCTAAAACAAGTTTAATAATTAGAAGAACCGAAGAGTTTGGTAATGACAGTTATAAATTGAGTGAGTCAATTAGAGACTTACTATTGATTAATCCAAAAAACATTGAAATAAGAAATCAAATTTCTGAAAGTTTAAAAAAGAGAAAAGAAAAAATTATTGAGCAAACAAAAAAAAATCAACAATTAGGTGTTTCTGAATTTGATGATGAATTTGTTTCTACAGAAACAGATTCAACTGTTCACGGATTAATTGTTGACCTCAATAAATTTCTTGCGATACATCCTTCAAATAGAAATCATAATGATTTAATTGAATTAAAAACCAGATTTGTAGATTCTATAAGATATAGAGCTAACGATATTCAACTTTTATATCATTATTCTAGAATATTAAAACAACTAAAAGATACAACTGGAGAATTAGAAATTCTAAATAACGCAGAAAAAATAAATTCTGAATCTCCAAGAATTAAAATGGCAATTGCTTTACATCATTTTTACAAAAGTGATTATGATGAAGCATTAAAAGTATTTGAATATTTATTAAGTAAAAAATATGATGACCCGTTAATTTCGTCTAATAAATTTAGTTATAGCATAACTAAATTATACTTTTTAAGCCTATTATATTTAGGCAAATATGATAAGATTATTACTATAACTGAAAATTGGGAAAATTCTCCAATATGGAAGGTAATGTATGGCGTTTACAGAGCTTCAGCACTCAAAAGAAGTGTAGAATTTAGTCGTTTATCTGATAAAGATACCGAAAGTACAATTTTGAAATCAATTGAAATTTTTGAAAATATTTTTAACACAGAAAATTATCAAGATGTAGCATGTATTGAGTCAAATAAATTAATAAAAGAAATTGAAATACTTTTATCAAAAAAGACTTTTAGTGAAAATTTTATTTCTTCTTGGGTAAAGTTCATATCAAATCATTATTTTAACATATTGAGTAGATTGAAAAACGAAAGTATTAGTTCACTTGAAAATCAAAAATTTTTAGAAAGAATATATAATTTAAAACTAAATCCAAATCCATTACATTCAGTAAAATGGTACGTTAATCAAACAGAAACTACTTATGATAGTGAACATATTGAAGAACTTATTCAAAAAGGCTTTATAATTGTTCAAGTTTATCATATTCCAGATGATCGTGGTTTTGGTATTTCAAATTTTCTTTTTGCAGAAGATAATGAGAAAAATCAATTCTTTTTATCCGTTTATAATTTTGACCAAGGATGGAATAGATGGGGTTTTATTGAGCTAAACTCTAAGTTAGCAATTAAGTATACTAAATTACAATTAAATGGAAAACCAACACCTGCTGAAGAAATAGTCGAAATTGAACAGTATTAG
- a CDS encoding MepB family protein, whose protein sequence is MYPELQNLNELVFKPSGLELSILQTELESKEYFAHTFQLGQYKVKFRTAKITPTKTGQFVTLWKRDNQGITAPHSISDDFYFYIIVTRQDRNFGIFLFPKAVLHENRILSDDSRDGKRGFRVYPIWDKTTSKQAQQTQFWQADYFVDLTESKPIDLRQIKSFEIFFE, encoded by the coding sequence ATGTATCCCGAACTGCAAAACCTTAACGAATTAGTTTTCAAACCTTCTGGGCTTGAACTTTCAATTTTGCAAACAGAATTAGAAAGCAAAGAATATTTTGCACATACTTTTCAATTGGGGCAATATAAAGTAAAATTCAGGACTGCAAAAATCACTCCAACAAAAACTGGGCAATTTGTAACGCTCTGGAAACGCGACAATCAAGGAATCACAGCACCGCATAGCATATCGGACGATTTTTATTTTTATATTATTGTAACACGACAAGACAGAAATTTTGGGATTTTCCTTTTTCCGAAAGCTGTTTTACACGAAAACCGTATTTTATCAGACGATTCTAGAGATGGGAAACGGGGTTTTAGAGTGTATCCGATTTGGGATAAAACTACTAGTAAACAAGCACAACAAACGCAGTTTTGGCAAGCTGACTATTTTGTAGATCTTACGGAAAGTAAACCAATCGATTTGAGACAAATCAAGAGCTTTGAAATTTTTTTTGAATGA
- a CDS encoding glycosyltransferase has protein sequence MFFSLIIPVYNRPDEVAELLESLTLSTYQNKFEVVLVEDGSSIPCLEVANKYVDKLAISYYNKENSGPGDSRNFGMKKAQGDYFIIFDSDCIIPAQYLNEVEKALTADYVDCFGGPDAALKSFSDIQKAINFTMTSFLTTGGIRGGSEKIGKFQPRSFNMGLSRKAFEASKGFGNIHPGEDPDLTIRLWELGFETRLFTDAFVYHKRRIDWDKFTLQVSKFGKARPILNSWYPKYSKLTFFFPSLFVIGFFIAVLSLIFNNDYLLKLYFLYFFFIFLASTFKNKNPKIGFFSVVAAWKQFFGYGLGFIESYIKVIILKRKPEVAFPALFFKK, from the coding sequence ATGTTTTTCTCATTAATAATACCGGTGTATAATCGTCCTGACGAAGTGGCTGAACTTTTAGAAAGTTTGACGCTATCAACTTACCAAAATAAATTTGAAGTGGTCTTGGTCGAAGATGGTTCTTCGATTCCCTGTTTGGAGGTTGCTAATAAGTATGTTGATAAATTGGCAATATCCTATTATAATAAGGAAAACTCAGGACCTGGAGACTCTAGGAATTTTGGAATGAAAAAGGCGCAAGGAGATTATTTTATCATCTTTGATTCTGATTGTATAATTCCCGCTCAGTATTTGAATGAAGTCGAAAAAGCATTAACAGCAGATTATGTGGATTGCTTTGGTGGACCCGATGCGGCTTTGAAGAGTTTTTCGGACATTCAGAAAGCGATAAATTTTACCATGACTTCGTTCTTAACCACTGGCGGAATCCGTGGTGGATCAGAGAAAATTGGAAAGTTTCAACCCCGTAGTTTCAATATGGGATTGTCTCGCAAAGCGTTTGAAGCTTCGAAAGGTTTTGGAAACATACACCCAGGAGAAGATCCAGATTTAACTATTCGTTTATGGGAATTGGGTTTTGAAACCCGATTGTTTACCGATGCTTTTGTGTACCACAAACGCCGAATAGACTGGGATAAATTCACACTTCAGGTGAGTAAATTTGGCAAAGCACGCCCTATTTTGAATAGCTGGTATCCTAAGTACAGTAAGTTGACTTTCTTTTTTCCATCTCTATTTGTGATTGGATTTTTTATTGCGGTACTCTCGTTGATTTTTAATAATGACTATTTGCTAAAATTATATTTCTTATATTTCTTCTTTATATTTTTGGCTTCGACTTTCAAAAACAAGAACCCTAAAATTGGATTTTTTTCGGTTGTGGCGGCATGGAAACAATTTTTCGGCTATGGTCTTGGTTTTATTGAATCCTACATCAAAGTAATTATTTTGAAGCGAAAACCAGAAGTCGCATTTCCAGCGTTATTTTTTAAAAAATAA
- a CDS encoding acyl-ACP thioesterase domain-containing protein, which produces MLIDPTFSSVFHKEFEINFTQCLPSGRLKYTELCNLLQLTAAIHADLGGISFTDMQKFNQAWVLSRMRVEIKALPQWKDIVTVKTWINTLENSRSIRALEIHLNGEKIIGCETFWAVFNTEKRRPESLALEHEHFELFPDLKATEESFSKIIINPEKEEVFGKSVILSDLDIVNHVNHVKYLEWCMDVVDEKIILNQKINSFEMNFMRELSLRDQVVIHENISDESIVFSITKEDKNCFALQLNLV; this is translated from the coding sequence ATGCTAATAGACCCTACTTTCAGCTCTGTATTTCACAAAGAATTCGAAATCAATTTCACCCAATGCTTGCCATCAGGACGATTGAAATACACCGAATTGTGTAATCTTTTGCAACTTACGGCAGCTATTCACGCTGACTTAGGAGGTATTAGCTTTACAGACATGCAAAAATTCAACCAAGCATGGGTTTTGAGCCGCATGCGCGTTGAAATTAAAGCCTTACCACAATGGAAGGATATTGTAACTGTCAAAACATGGATTAACACCTTAGAGAACTCTCGTTCCATTCGTGCCTTAGAAATACATCTTAATGGTGAAAAAATAATAGGTTGTGAGACCTTTTGGGCTGTTTTCAATACTGAGAAACGTCGTCCCGAATCATTGGCTTTGGAACACGAACATTTTGAATTATTCCCAGACTTAAAAGCCACAGAAGAAAGCTTTTCCAAAATCATCATAAACCCTGAAAAAGAAGAAGTTTTTGGTAAATCTGTCATTCTATCTGACTTAGATATCGTCAATCATGTGAATCATGTAAAATACCTAGAATGGTGCATGGATGTGGTGGATGAAAAAATTATTTTGAACCAAAAAATAAATAGTTTTGAAATGAACTTCATGCGAGAGCTCTCCCTTCGAGATCAAGTAGTCATTCACGAAAATATATCTGATGAATCGATTGTTTTCAGTATCACTAAGGAGGACAAAAACTGCTTTGCTTTGCAATTGAATTTGGTGTAA
- a CDS encoding response regulator transcription factor, producing MESINKRILLVEDDLNFGAVLKDYLMLNDFDVTLAKNGMEGFEKFKKDTYDLCILDVMMPYKDGYTLAKEIREKNSEVPIIFLTAKSMKEDVLKGYKAGADDYLNKPFDSEVLLLKIKAIIQRKSSDVKAEQVQFEFNVGKFHLNSKLRFLTFDNQEPSKLSPKENELLKMLILHENDLMPRELALTKIWRDDNYFTSRSMDVYIAKLRKYLKQDENVEILNIHGEGFRLVVKK from the coding sequence ATGGAAAGTATAAATAAAAGAATACTCTTAGTAGAGGATGATTTGAATTTTGGAGCTGTTCTAAAAGATTATTTAATGCTAAACGACTTTGATGTTACTTTAGCGAAAAATGGTATGGAAGGTTTTGAAAAATTCAAGAAAGACACCTATGATTTATGTATCCTAGATGTCATGATGCCATACAAAGACGGTTATACATTGGCCAAAGAAATTAGAGAGAAAAATAGCGAAGTGCCTATTATTTTCCTAACGGCTAAATCAATGAAAGAGGATGTTTTGAAAGGATATAAAGCAGGAGCAGACGATTACTTGAACAAACCGTTTGATTCTGAAGTTTTGTTGTTGAAAATCAAAGCGATTATCCAGCGCAAATCATCTGATGTAAAAGCAGAGCAAGTGCAGTTTGAATTCAATGTGGGGAAATTTCACCTGAACTCTAAACTGCGTTTCTTAACTTTTGATAATCAAGAGCCATCTAAATTATCTCCAAAAGAGAACGAATTGTTGAAAATGTTGATTCTTCACGAAAATGATTTGATGCCAAGAGAATTGGCCTTGACAAAAATATGGAGAGACGACAACTACTTCACCTCTCGTAGTATGGACGTTTATATCGCCAAATTACGTAAATATTTAAAACAAGACGAAAACGTCGAAATCCTAAACATACATGGAGAAGGTTTCAGACTAGTAGTCAAAAAATAA
- a CDS encoding HAMP domain-containing sensor histidine kinase: MNKLFFKLLVLLMSLSLIGIILVQVYWFNTSFKNNDEQFKFHVKQVIGNVADKLQKQEAYSFYDKYNHYKDSTGKIPQKNDLLEFYYVQKNPKTNETIVYTNSLMAEDYNISATLFDKKFSTDRFKNFSSRRTTEVYNNSGIDKSGLQQSLTPDVKIEKSGSLDILDNAQFEIFFKDIASVMPINERISKEKLAKLIKKELEQYGVNTKFEFSIFNNGVQTKIMSKGFCHKEEGYSIPIFTDNEGNEKYKLFVMFPYKKKFLLSELLSITILSIVFTLIILIAYTSALNQLIRQRQISEIKTDFINNMTHEFKTPIATINLALDAIKNPKIIDDKEKVFKYLQMIRDENKRMHAQVENVLRISKLEKRELDIEKESSNVEDVISDAIEHVGLILEDRGGAITTHFDAARTTVLVNEVHFTNVIVNILENAIKYTAGIPEIDIFTENIKDMILIKVQDNGLGMSKVAQKRVFEKFYREHTGDIHNVKGHGLGLAYVKRIVEDHNGQVYVESEKGKGSTFIIKIPLIN, translated from the coding sequence ATGAATAAATTATTTTTTAAATTACTGGTTTTATTAATGAGTTTATCTCTGATAGGCATCATTCTAGTTCAGGTATATTGGTTCAATACGTCATTTAAAAATAACGATGAGCAATTTAAATTCCACGTTAAGCAAGTAATAGGCAATGTTGCTGACAAATTACAAAAGCAAGAGGCATATAGTTTTTATGATAAATACAATCATTATAAAGACAGTACAGGTAAAATTCCGCAAAAAAATGATTTGTTAGAGTTTTATTATGTACAAAAAAATCCAAAAACAAACGAAACTATTGTGTATACTAATAGTCTAATGGCGGAGGATTACAATATTTCGGCGACGCTTTTTGATAAAAAGTTTAGCACGGATAGGTTTAAAAACTTTAGCAGTCGTAGAACTACAGAAGTTTATAATAATAGCGGAATTGATAAATCAGGTTTACAGCAAAGCTTAACACCAGATGTTAAAATTGAAAAAAGTGGTAGCTTAGACATCTTAGATAATGCGCAGTTTGAAATATTTTTCAAAGACATTGCTTCAGTAATGCCTATTAATGAACGAATTTCGAAAGAGAAATTAGCGAAATTAATAAAAAAAGAATTAGAGCAATACGGTGTGAATACCAAGTTTGAATTTTCTATTTTCAATAATGGAGTTCAAACAAAAATAATGTCCAAAGGGTTTTGTCATAAAGAAGAAGGGTATTCTATCCCGATTTTTACAGACAATGAAGGAAACGAAAAGTATAAGTTATTTGTAATGTTTCCTTATAAGAAAAAGTTTTTGCTTTCAGAACTATTGAGTATTACGATATTATCCATCGTTTTTACCTTAATCATACTTATAGCATACACCAGTGCGTTAAATCAATTAATTAGACAGAGGCAAATATCAGAGATTAAAACCGATTTCATCAATAATATGACGCACGAGTTCAAAACGCCAATAGCGACTATTAACTTAGCACTAGACGCGATAAAGAACCCTAAAATAATTGATGACAAGGAAAAGGTCTTTAAGTATTTACAAATGATTCGGGATGAGAATAAGCGAATGCATGCCCAAGTGGAAAATGTATTGCGTATTTCTAAACTAGAGAAAAGAGAGTTAGATATCGAAAAAGAATCTAGCAATGTAGAAGATGTTATAAGCGACGCAATCGAACATGTAGGTTTGATTCTTGAAGATAGAGGAGGAGCAATCACCACTCATTTTGACGCTGCTCGCACCACTGTATTAGTAAATGAGGTTCATTTTACCAATGTAATAGTGAATATCCTAGAAAATGCAATAAAATACACCGCAGGAATTCCTGAGATTGATATTTTTACAGAAAACATCAAAGACATGATTTTGATAAAAGTTCAAGATAATGGATTAGGAATGAGTAAGGTGGCTCAGAAAAGAGTTTTTGAAAAATTCTATAGAGAGCATACCGGCGACATCCACAATGTAAAAGGGCATGGTCTTGGATTAGCGTATGTAAAAAGAATTGTTGAAGACCATAATGGTCAAGTATATGTAGAAAGTGAAAAGGGAAAAGGAAGTACCTTTATTATAAAAATACCCCTAATAAATTAA
- the coaE gene encoding dephospho-CoA kinase (Dephospho-CoA kinase (CoaE) performs the final step in coenzyme A biosynthesis.), translated as MTKTIGLTGGIGSGKTTIANYFQSKGVPVYIADNEARKLMQSEVILEAIKNSFGESIFENGVLVRQKLAGIVFNDAEQLKRLNSIIHPAVKEHFEEWLAQKKDIPFIIYEAAILFENGNYKNFDTIITVTAPLETRIQRVISRDQTNKEQVMKRVAAQWTDEERISKSDYVIENTDFVETKIKIDEILKILKIKQKDS; from the coding sequence ATGACAAAAACCATCGGATTGACAGGAGGTATCGGCAGCGGAAAGACAACGATTGCCAATTATTTTCAGTCAAAGGGAGTCCCTGTATATATAGCTGATAATGAAGCTCGAAAGCTAATGCAGTCGGAAGTGATTCTTGAAGCTATAAAAAACAGTTTTGGAGAATCTATTTTTGAAAATGGCGTTTTGGTTCGACAAAAATTAGCCGGAATTGTGTTTAACGATGCCGAACAACTAAAACGCTTAAACTCCATAATTCATCCTGCAGTAAAAGAACATTTTGAGGAGTGGTTAGCCCAAAAAAAAGACATTCCGTTCATCATTTATGAAGCGGCCATTTTATTCGAAAATGGCAATTATAAAAATTTTGATACAATAATCACCGTTACCGCTCCGTTAGAAACTCGAATACAGCGAGTTATAAGTCGTGATCAAACGAATAAAGAACAGGTGATGAAGCGGGTTGCTGCACAATGGACTGATGAAGAACGCATTTCAAAAAGTGATTATGTTATTGAAAATACGGACTTTGTGGAAACCAAAATAAAAATCGATGAAATTCTTAAAATTTTAAAGATTAAACAAAAAGATTCTTAA
- a CDS encoding site-specific integrase codes for MNWSAKPIKYKGNNRIAVYFEKNTDLIRRIKQVEGARWSPSLVAWHLPDTVENRIRFKIVPQSNNLPSSEGMEQIEKFKQWLRSKRYSQSTVVTYSEALKSFLVFYREKPIAEITNEDVIIYNNDYILKNNLSASYQNQTVNAVKLFFQTIRDTKMLVDKIHRPKRAKVLPNVLSKEEVKLILNAHSNIKHKMMLSMIYSCGLRRSELLNLKFSDIDSKRNIVLLKNAKGKKDRIAPLSPKILAMLREYYIAYKPKIWLFEGQNAGEMYSEYSLQSVLKQALKKIGNTKPVTLHWLRHSYATHLLESGTDLRYIQELLGHNSSKTTEIYTHVSTKSLQQIKSPFDDL; via the coding sequence ATGAATTGGTCAGCAAAACCCATAAAATACAAAGGCAACAACAGAATAGCCGTGTATTTTGAAAAAAACACGGACTTAATCCGTCGCATAAAACAAGTCGAGGGCGCTAGATGGAGTCCTTCACTCGTGGCTTGGCATCTTCCCGACACCGTCGAAAACCGAATTCGATTTAAAATAGTGCCACAATCCAATAACCTTCCGTCATCCGAAGGAATGGAACAAATCGAAAAATTTAAGCAATGGTTGCGTTCCAAACGATATAGCCAAAGCACAGTTGTGACCTATAGCGAAGCTTTAAAATCTTTTTTGGTGTTTTATAGAGAAAAACCAATTGCCGAAATCACTAATGAAGATGTGATTATCTATAATAATGACTATATCTTAAAGAATAATCTTTCAGCTTCTTATCAAAACCAAACGGTAAATGCGGTAAAACTCTTTTTTCAGACCATTAGAGACACCAAGATGTTAGTTGATAAAATACATCGTCCAAAACGTGCCAAAGTTTTACCCAATGTTTTGAGCAAAGAAGAAGTAAAACTGATACTCAATGCTCACTCCAACATCAAACACAAAATGATGCTAAGCATGATTTACAGTTGTGGATTGCGCAGAAGTGAGCTTTTAAATTTAAAATTCTCAGATATCGATTCTAAAAGAAATATTGTGTTGCTAAAAAACGCCAAAGGAAAAAAAGACAGAATCGCACCCTTATCACCCAAAATATTAGCAATGCTTCGTGAATATTACATCGCGTACAAGCCTAAAATATGGCTGTTTGAAGGACAAAATGCAGGAGAAATGTACTCTGAATATAGTTTGCAAAGTGTTTTAAAACAAGCCTTAAAAAAAATAGGCAATACAAAGCCCGTTACCTTACATTGGCTGCGACACAGTTACGCCACCCATTTATTAGAAAGCGGAACCGATTTACGTTATATTCAAGAACTATTAGGCCACAACAGTAGCAAAACAACCGAAATCTACACCCACGTAAGTACAAAAAGTTTGCAACAAATAAAAAGTCCTTTTGATGATTTGTAA
- a CDS encoding transposase: MQGRASVLYDVLNRLALDSSLNNSALGERQLALKHSDYWAKNDLIIYDRGYVGYDFQYEHFKKNIDYLIRTSVSHSDLIKDFVKSKKQSAIVDLFPNQKHAIVDKQYTKETSLKVRLIRIVLSNGEIEVLITSLLDSQTFPASIFKELYFLRWGIETFYDELKNKLKLEYFTGYSKASIEQDFFCTIFISNLQSTIVNDLQDDLKLKNKTTKLDYKINTNLSYGFLKNRILELLFKEAPLDEVFEELENLFLKNTIPIRLNRNNKREAGKYLNRKRPLVLKNQKDAI, encoded by the coding sequence GTGCAAGGAAGGGCTTCTGTTTTGTATGACGTACTGAATCGTCTCGCATTGGATTCGTCGTTGAATAATTCAGCATTGGGAGAAAGACAATTGGCATTGAAACATTCTGATTATTGGGCCAAGAACGATTTGATTATATATGATAGAGGCTACGTGGGTTATGATTTTCAGTATGAACATTTTAAAAAGAATATAGATTATTTAATCAGAACAAGTGTTTCCCATAGTGACCTAATAAAAGATTTTGTAAAAAGCAAGAAACAATCAGCCATAGTTGATTTATTTCCAAATCAAAAACACGCTATAGTTGATAAGCAATACACAAAAGAGACATCGCTAAAAGTTCGATTAATTAGAATCGTTTTGTCTAATGGAGAAATTGAAGTTTTGATAACATCTTTATTGGATAGTCAAACTTTTCCAGCCAGTATATTTAAAGAATTATACTTTTTGAGATGGGGCATTGAGACATTTTACGACGAATTGAAAAACAAACTGAAATTGGAATACTTCACGGGTTATTCCAAAGCAAGTATAGAACAGGACTTTTTCTGCACGATATTCATAAGTAATTTGCAATCGACCATTGTAAATGACTTACAAGATGACTTAAAATTAAAGAACAAAACCACAAAACTGGATTACAAGATAAACACAAACTTGTCTTACGGTTTTTTAAAAAATAGAATACTAGAGTTGCTTTTTAAAGAAGCTCCTTTGGATGAAGTATTCGAAGAATTAGAAAATCTATTTCTTAAAAATACAATTCCAATTAGATTAAATCGGAATAATAAACGAGAAGCAGGTAAATATCTCAATCGAAAAAGACCTTTAGTACTTAAAAATCAGAAAGATGCAATATGA
- a CDS encoding SDR family oxidoreductase, with product MYNLLKGKRGIIFGALDESSIAWKTAERVHEEGGVFVLTNAPASIRLGNIEALAQKTNSQVIAADATSVADLENLVEQAMLILGGKIDFVLHSIGMSVNVRKGNHYTNQNYEFTEKGWNVSAVSFHKVMQVLYKKDAMNEWGSIVALSYMAAQRVFPDYNDMADNKAFLESIARSFGYFFGRDKKVRVNTISQSPTETRAGTGVKGFGGFIAFADKMSPLGNATAEDCANYAITLFSDLTKKVTLQNLLHDGGFSNMGVSQEVMEMFE from the coding sequence ATGTATAATTTATTGAAAGGGAAAAGAGGGATTATTTTTGGCGCTTTGGACGAGAGTTCTATAGCATGGAAAACGGCCGAACGGGTGCATGAAGAAGGCGGTGTTTTTGTGTTGACCAATGCTCCGGCATCGATACGATTGGGGAATATTGAGGCTTTGGCGCAAAAAACCAACTCGCAAGTGATTGCAGCAGATGCAACTTCGGTGGCCGATTTGGAGAACTTGGTAGAGCAAGCCATGCTGATTTTGGGCGGTAAGATTGATTTTGTTTTGCACTCCATCGGGATGTCGGTGAATGTGCGCAAAGGGAATCACTACACCAATCAGAATTATGAATTTACTGAGAAGGGGTGGAATGTCTCTGCGGTTTCGTTTCATAAGGTGATGCAGGTTTTGTATAAAAAAGATGCCATGAATGAGTGGGGGAGTATTGTGGCTTTGTCTTATATGGCGGCGCAGCGAGTGTTTCCTGACTACAATGATATGGCCGATAATAAAGCGTTTTTGGAATCGATTGCCCGTAGTTTTGGCTACTTTTTTGGGAGAGATAAAAAGGTGAGAGTCAACACGATTTCGCAATCGCCTACAGAAACGCGTGCGGGTACCGGAGTGAAGGGTTTTGGTGGTTTTATCGCTTTTGCCGATAAAATGTCGCCTTTAGGAAACGCTACTGCTGAGGATTGTGCCAATTATGCCATCACGCTTTTCTCTGATTTGACCAAGAAAGTGACACTGCAAAACCTACTACACGACGGCGGATTTTCGAATATGGGCGTGAGCCAGGAAGTGATGGAGATGTTTGAATAA